The genomic region CACGGGCCGGAGCCACACCCGCAGTGGTTGGTCACCGAGTTGGCAGCCAAGGACACCGAGTTGGGTGTGCTGAAGACCGGCAAGGAGGCGGACGTCCACCTCGTCCGCCGGGCGGTGCCGGGCACGGACCGCTCGTGCCTGCTGGCCGTGAAGCGGTACCGGGACGCCGAGCACCGGTTGTTCCACCGCGACGCGGGCTACCTGGAGGGCCGCCGGGTACGCCGGTCCCGGGAGAACCGTGCGATGGCCGGCCGGACGGCGTTCGGCCGGCAGATGATCGCCGGGCAGTGGGCGGCGGCCGAGTTCGCGGCGCTGGCCCGACTCTGGGAGATCGGCGCCGGGCACGACCGGATCGCCGTGCCGTACCCGGTGCAGTTGCGCGGCACCGAGCTGATGCTGGAGTTCGTCGGCGACGCCGCGTCGGGGCAGGCCGCGCCCCGGCTGGCCCAGCTGCGTCCCGGCCCGACCGAGCTACGCGACCTGTGGGGTCAGCTGGGGGAGGCGCTGCGGGTGCTGGCGCGGGCCGGCTACGCGCACGGCGACCTGTCGCCGTACAACCTGCTCGTGCACTCGGGGCGGCTGATCGTCATCGACCTGCCGCAGGTGGTGGACGTGGTGGCGAACCCGCAGGGGCCGGAGTTCCTGGCCCGCGACGTCCGGGTGGTCAGCAACTGGTTCCTGGCCCGGGGGTTGACCGCCGAACAGGTCGACGTCGGCGTGCTGACCGGGGATCTGCTGCGCGAGGCGGGCCTGCGCTGATCGGGGCGGGTCGGGCGACTTGAGCGGCCGCCCGACCCGCCCCGCCGGTCACTGGAGGTAGCGTTCCACCTCGGGCTTGGGGCGTTCGCCCTGTGCGTCGGGGTCGCCGTGGGTCTCCCGCGCGGCCCGGCGGCGGCGCAGCAGGTCCCAGCACTGGTCGAGGGACTCCTCCAGGTCGCGTAGCCGTTCGCTGGTCTCGCCCTCGGTGCCCGACTCGTGGGCCTGAGCCGCCGCGCGCAGCCGGTGCTCCTCGTCGACGAGTTCGGAGATCCGGTTCAGGATGGTCTTGTCGTCCATGCTGAGAGCCTGGCACAGGGTGCCCGACATCGCCCGGATTCGCAGGGACCGGTGCGTCCCGGCTCACGCGCGCCGGCGCTGTTCGCCCCCCGGGTGATCCCGCAGGCGCCGCCGACCGCTGAGACCCGATGGCCACGGCACCCATTCGCCGCCGTCGGTGTCCGCGATGCGGTACGGGACCCCAGCGGGCTGTGCCGACGACGCGTTGTTGCTGCGGACCGGCATGGCGCGCTCCGGGGACAATTCCGGTTTTCTGTCAAGCGGCGCGACCTGCGCCGGAGCCCAGAGTGATCGTCCACTCTAGACGCTTGTGTGCCGTCCGCGTCGCGGTAGGCCCGGCCCGGACGTGGAATCTCACCGGTCAGAGGTCTAGAGGTGCCCCGGATTTGGTGAGATGCTTCCGACGCCCAGAAGGTGAAAGTTCCACAGCTCCGACCGGCCGAAGTGGACAGCGGAGGCCGCCGGACCGACGAGGAGACGCCATGCCCCAGGTGTCCGATGCCGGCCCCGCCCCCGTCAGCACCGAGCCCCGGATGATCCCGCTCCGTCGCGTCCTGCCCGCGCTGATCCGCGATCCGCTCGGCGCGTTGGTCGGCTTCGCGGACGACTCCGGCGGCGAGGTCGTCCGGCTCAACCTCGGCTCGTTCCGCCCCTACCTGGTCAGTCATCCGGAGCATTTGCAGCGCGTCCTGAGGGACAACGTTGCCAACTACACCCGCGACGGGGACGGCCTGCTCTGGCGGCCGGTCCGCCGGATCGTCGGCGACGCCATCCTGGTCGCCGAGGGCGAGGTGTGGGAATCCAGCCGGGGGGCGCTGCAACCGCTGTTCACCGCGAAGCGGGCCGAGACGCTCGTCGACAAGATGGCCGAGGCGATCAACGAGGCCGTCGACGAGTGGCTGGAGCCCGCCCGGGAGGGCCGGCCGATCGACGGCGGCGCCGAACTAACCAAGATCGTGCTGCGAACCACCATGCGGGTGCTCTTCGCCGACCGGATCTCGGTGCCCGACGCGCTACGGATCAGCGCCGCGCTGGACACCCTCACCACCGCGATGCTCCCGCGCCTGCTGGTGCCCTTCGTGCCGTACGCGGTGCCGATGCCCCGCGACCGCGCCTTCAACGAGGCGGTACGGACCATCGACGAGGTGGTGTTGCCGATCATCCGGGAGGCCCGGGCCCGACCCACCGACGGCGACGACATCATCTCCACCCTCTGCCGGCCGCGCGCCGACGGCAGCGAACCCGACGAGTACGCGATCCGCGGCGACGTGGTGGCCATGTTCTCCACCGCCACCGAGACCACGATCGCCCTGCTCTCCTGGCTCTGGCCGGTGCTGGCGTCCCGACCCGACGTGGCCGAGCGGATGACCGACGAGATCGAGCAGGTGGTCGGCACCGAACGGGTCGGCCGCGCGCACCTGCCCGAGCTGCGGTACGGCCGGATGGTCCTCGACGAAATGTTGCGGCTCTACCCGGCCGGCTGGATGATCCCCCGGACCGCGGTCGGCGACGACGTGCTCGGCGGCGTCCGGATCAAGGCCGGTGGCACCGTGCTGGTCAGCCCGTACGTCACCCAGCGGATGTCGACGTTCTGGACCGACCCGGCGGTCTTCGACCCGGAGCGGTTCGCGCCGGAGCTGCCCCGGCGGCGCTACCGCTACTCCTACTTCCCGTTCGGCGGGGGCCCGCACCAGTGCCTCGGGCAGTACCTGTTCCTGCTGGAGGCGCAGCTCATCGTCAGCACCGTGCTGAGCCGCTACCGCTTCCGGCTGCGCGGACCGGTCGACCTGACTCCCCGGATGGGCGCCTCGCTGCAACCCAAGCAGCGGGCCGAGCTGATCCTCACCCCGGTCGCCGGCACGGTCGTGCCGTGACCGGCGCACCGTGGCCGGTGCAGACCGGTCCCGATCCGGTCGCCGAGCAGGGCCGGGTGTGCGCGCTCGCCGTGCGCGGTGTCCGCGACCTCCAGGGCGTCACCGCCGCCCACCCGGAGCTGTTCGACGCGGCACCGTTCGACCCGGCGCTGCTCAGCTCGGTGGCCACCGTGGTCGCCTTCATCGCGCCGTGGCACACCGCCGCCGAACTGCGGATCACCACCCGTACCGTGCTCTGGGTCTTCGCGGCCGACTGGCAGATCGACTACCTCGCCCGGTCCGTGGACGACGTCCGGCAGGTGGTGACCGACTGCCTGGCGGTGGCCGACGGCGCGGCGCCCCCACCGGGGCGACACCTGGCCCGGCTGCTGGCGGACCTGCGCGACGAGCTGGCCACCGTGCCGGCGTTCGCCCGGCTGCGCCCGATCTGGCGCGACGAGTTGGCCCGGATGCTCGCCGCCGCGGCTCGGGAGTGGGACTGGAAGAACCTGCCGACCGACCCGACCACCGGGCGACGCCTGCCGGACCTGGACCGCTACCTGGAGAACGCCGACAACTCTGGCAGCTCCTTCGTCAACGTCACCCACTGGATAGCCACCGGCGACGAGAAGACCCTCGCGCAGCTGACCGACCTGTTGGACGCCGGACGTGGCGTCCAACGGGTGCTGCGGCTCGTCAACGACCTGGCCACCCACGACCGCGACGCCGAGTGGGGCGACCTGAACGCCCTGCTGCTTGTCGACGACCCGGCGCAGGTGCACGCCCGACTGGCCGAACTGACCACCCGCTCCCGGGGAGACCTGGCCGCCCTCGCGCAACGGTGCCCCCGCCAGGCGGACTACCTGCACCGGCAGATCTCCTTCACCGGCGGCTTCTACCAGGTGTCGGACTTCTGGGGGGAACGCGATGAGTGACGGCGCCTTCCGCGTCCTGGCCGACCCCGCCACCGGCCGCGACCCGGCGACCGACGCCGCCCGTGAGCTGATCGCCGGCCTGGCGCTTCGGCCGTGGGGGCAGGTGGCCGCCTCGGTGTACGAGAGCGCCCGCCTGGTCGCCGACGCGCCCTGGCTGCCCGGCCACGACGAGCGGATCGGGTTCCTCCTGCGCGCACAGCGCCCGGACGGCGCGTGGGGGCCACCCGAGGGGTACGCCCTGGTGCCCACGCTGAGCGCCACCGACGCGCTGCTCGCCGCGTTGGCCGACGGTGGAGGGACCAGGACGCACCTGCTCGCCCCGGCGGCCAGAGGGCTGGTGGTGCTCAGCGGCCGGCTGCTCGCCGCCGACGCGCGGACGCTGCCGGACACCCCGGCACTGGACCTCATCGTCCCGGCGCTCGTCGAGTCGATCAACGACCGGCTGGACCGGGTGACCTGGGAGCAACTGCCCACCCCGCCGCTGACGCTGCCCCCGGGCCTCGGGGTCGACCGGCTGCGGGCGGTGCGGGCGGCGGTGGCCGCCGGGGCGGCACTGCCCACGAAGCTGGCTCACTTCTACGAGGTGCTCGGCGCGATGCCCACCGACGCCGGCCCCACCCTCACCGCCGTCGGCGCGTCACCGGCGGCGACCGCCGCCTGGTTGAGCGCGGCCGGCCCGGACGCCGGTCCCAGCGCCCACGCGTTCCTGCGGGAGTTGATCCGGGACGGCCGTGGCCCGGTGCCCTGCCCGACCCCGATCACCGTGTTCGAGCGGGCCTGGGTGCTCAGCGGGCTGCGACGGGCCGGCGTCGCTGTCAACCCGCCGGCCGCCGTGTTGGACACCCTGACCGCGGCCGCCACCGCCGCGACGGGCGTGGCAACCGGCGAAGGGCTGCCCACCGACGCCGACACCACCTCGGTGGCCCTGGACGCGCTGGCCCGACTCGGTCGACCCGCC from Micromonospora profundi harbors:
- a CDS encoding RIO1 family regulatory kinase/ATPase domain-containing protein, whose protein sequence is MRDHDLPALERRSRGKSRFDDDEPQYLKRGRPIELPADPDDAPDPDTGERWSSWDDAVHGPEPHPQWLVTELAAKDTELGVLKTGKEADVHLVRRAVPGTDRSCLLAVKRYRDAEHRLFHRDAGYLEGRRVRRSRENRAMAGRTAFGRQMIAGQWAAAEFAALARLWEIGAGHDRIAVPYPVQLRGTELMLEFVGDAASGQAAPRLAQLRPGPTELRDLWGQLGEALRVLARAGYAHGDLSPYNLLVHSGRLIVIDLPQVVDVVANPQGPEFLARDVRVVSNWFLARGLTAEQVDVGVLTGDLLREAGLR
- a CDS encoding DUF2630 family protein; translated protein: MDDKTILNRISELVDEEHRLRAAAQAHESGTEGETSERLRDLEESLDQCWDLLRRRRAARETHGDPDAQGERPKPEVERYLQ
- a CDS encoding cytochrome P450, with the translated sequence MPLRRVLPALIRDPLGALVGFADDSGGEVVRLNLGSFRPYLVSHPEHLQRVLRDNVANYTRDGDGLLWRPVRRIVGDAILVAEGEVWESSRGALQPLFTAKRAETLVDKMAEAINEAVDEWLEPAREGRPIDGGAELTKIVLRTTMRVLFADRISVPDALRISAALDTLTTAMLPRLLVPFVPYAVPMPRDRAFNEAVRTIDEVVLPIIREARARPTDGDDIISTLCRPRADGSEPDEYAIRGDVVAMFSTATETTIALLSWLWPVLASRPDVAERMTDEIEQVVGTERVGRAHLPELRYGRMVLDEMLRLYPAGWMIPRTAVGDDVLGGVRIKAGGTVLVSPYVTQRMSTFWTDPAVFDPERFAPELPRRRYRYSYFPFGGGPHQCLGQYLFLLEAQLIVSTVLSRYRFRLRGPVDLTPRMGASLQPKQRAELILTPVAGTVVP
- a CDS encoding terpene synthase family protein codes for the protein MTGAPWPVQTGPDPVAEQGRVCALAVRGVRDLQGVTAAHPELFDAAPFDPALLSSVATVVAFIAPWHTAAELRITTRTVLWVFAADWQIDYLARSVDDVRQVVTDCLAVADGAAPPPGRHLARLLADLRDELATVPAFARLRPIWRDELARMLAAAAREWDWKNLPTDPTTGRRLPDLDRYLENADNSGSSFVNVTHWIATGDEKTLAQLTDLLDAGRGVQRVLRLVNDLATHDRDAEWGDLNALLLVDDPAQVHARLAELTTRSRGDLAALAQRCPRQADYLHRQISFTGGFYQVSDFWGERDE
- a CDS encoding prenyltransferase/squalene oxidase repeat-containing protein produces the protein MSDGAFRVLADPATGRDPATDAARELIAGLALRPWGQVAASVYESARLVADAPWLPGHDERIGFLLRAQRPDGAWGPPEGYALVPTLSATDALLAALADGGGTRTHLLAPAARGLVVLSGRLLAADARTLPDTPALDLIVPALVESINDRLDRVTWEQLPTPPLTLPPGLGVDRLRAVRAAVAAGAALPTKLAHFYEVLGAMPTDAGPTLTAVGASPAATAAWLSAAGPDAGPSAHAFLRELIRDGRGPVPCPTPITVFERAWVLSGLRRAGVAVNPPAAVLDTLTAAATAATGVATGEGLPTDADTTSVALDALARLGRPADPAGLWAYETTDGFCTWPGSEDGFSVTTNAHVLDAFGQHVAAYPDADARYHRTVERLSAVLPAHQLADGPWQDRWHASPYYATACCVLALAEFGRGGAAAEAVDRAAGWVLANQRADGSWGRWGGTAEETAYALQVLLAAPTGAPRVTDAVARGHAYLHRPAGPEHPPLWYGKELYCPTAIVRSAVLAACRLAAVHVPGADRSVVDCGYQATKTST